In the Arachis stenosperma cultivar V10309 chromosome 8, arast.V10309.gnm1.PFL2, whole genome shotgun sequence genome, aatcaatttcaatATTAATCTAAGAGCACATATTAATTGAAccttatttatattatttaaaaattcattaCTCTATTTTTTGTGACCTTGTAAAAATTGATCTAAAATATGCATGCTTAACTTAAAACTTATACATTTTTAcgtatttattatttaaagagtGTTCATGTCACTAAATTTGCTAACTAGTTCAAAGTATAAAGAAagtgaaaatataaatttatttaaacaaCTAAATGAATAAATACAAAAACACATCATGCGTGTTTAAACTTTTACTGCAGAATAATTAGAagtagaaaatataaaaaattataaaaaaaatttattcactTAACTTTATTATAAATTAGGTAAAAATTCAGGTGAAGTCGATTTCACGTAAAATTGATATTTGAGAaccgttagatgaaaatttagtcaaatcagtcaaatcatctaacgactcttaggtatcaacttcacgtgaaatcaCTGCACTTGAGTTTCTACCTATAAGTTATTGTTATTACAAATAGAAActcaaaaaataaatgaaaaatccATTCAAACAAAATCTTCTACAGATcattctatataaaaaaaaaattctacagatcactaaaaataatttttatcaaaatcttAAAGAAGtttaattttagtaaaaaattgaGATAATTATAAATAGACCTATTTTACACGTACAAccaaaaaaattcttttaaaaaatattttttttttacaatatactaaaattagatTTGACAGTATCATGCTGGAATAGTGATGCATAGTAAAGTTTTTTGTATACtgtgtaaaaaataaaaattctataaaTATATTGAATCATTTGTGATTTTGGCTTTCGCTCAAAGTGCTCTCTCCCTTCTCCATTTTTGCATCCTCTTCGGACACTCCGATATTCCATTGATCTTCCACTCTCTCAACTTCCAAAGTTTTGATCTTTTTCTGATCACCATCCACCCCATGTAACCATGTAAGTTATTGCTCCTATTTCATCACTTCCCTTTAAACGTTACACTTTCCTCTCTCAATTCccctatttttttatttttttttattttcacttcCATCCACTTCTATTATCTTTGTTGGATTTTGACGTACTTTCAGTTTCTACCCTTTCTTCTCTGTGAGttcattttgaatttctctTCGTGTGCGCGTGCGTctgattttttctttaaatgtttattattgttttgatttttgagttgttggtagtgttttttttcttttttctatcgTAATTGTGGAATGCTTGTTAGTGGTTACTTTGAAGGACCAGGTTCAGTGGGTTTGGATTGGGATCTATGTGGAATCTCTCGGTTTCTGTTTTcttcttattatatattattctcATCTTTGCGTGGTTTAGTTTATAATGTTTATGCTGGTTAATATTggtttttgtgcttttttttatttgtttttttttgtgtgtatatatatatatatagattatCACCTGGGTGGCTTCTTCGTCCgaataaaaaggaaaaagattgAATTTTGACGCATTCCCAGAACATATGTTGCTTTTTTGAGTGGTGGCTAGCTATTTCATGGGTTGAACTTGAAGAATTATGGGTAGCTTTAGCGAATTCGAAGAATGTCGGTTTTTTGATGCTCAAGAAGATGTTGTGTCCATTGCAGATTCAGTATCTGATGGAACTGACACCCTTGACATCAAATCTACTTCCAATGGAAGAATAGGATTGGATGGCTTTGACTATGATGTGTGGATTCGGAGCCCCAGGAGTGTTCGAGAGCGTAGGGGCAAGTTTATGAAGAAGATGGGACTGAGTGTGAATGGGATTGAGAATTCAGTGGATGTGGTCGGTGTTGTTGAGCAGGAAGAGGTGAGGGATAGAGTGGAGTATAGTAGTGGGGCTGTGACTAGAACTTGTGATGGTTTTGAAGAGGAGTTCTGTTCGAGTCGGTCCTCTATGTCTTGTTTTTCCAGTATTGATTCTTCAAAGGAGTATGGtttggaggagaacttgctgtgCCAAGACAAGAATTCAGACAAGAGCGTTGAGTGTAATGTGGATCCAAAGGGGGAACAGAGGAATATGAGGGATGGTAGGGATGTGGTTCTGGATCGGTTGGCGAATACAGGGGAACCTGATGATTCTGAGAAACCCTCTGGGGTAACTCCTTCTTGGCAGACGAATGGGAATAAAAGGAGTTGGCTCAGAAGATTGCGGTCATTTACATGTATGCTTGATAATCAAGGTGATAATGGTTTTGACTCAGGATGTAGGCTTCAGAGAGTTAAGGTTCGGCAATGCAAGAAGCAAATGAAGGAATTATCTGCTCTTTACATGAGACAAGATATCAAAGCGCATGAAGGTTCTATTTCGACAATGAAATTTAGTCCTGATGGCCAGTATCTTGCAAGTGGCAGTGAAGATGGAGTTGTGCGCTTGTGGCAAGTGATTGAGGAGGATATGTCTAATGAAATTGACATTTCAGAAATTGACCCATCCTCCCTTTACTTTACAGTGAATAATCTCTCTGAATTGAAACCTCTGTTTATGGACAAGGAGAAAATCAACAAACTGAAGAGCATGAGAAAAACACAAGATTCAGCATGTATCATTTTCCCTCCTAAGATCTTCAGGTTGTTGGAGAAACCATTGCATGAGTTCTATGGGCATAGAGGTGAAGTATTGGATCTCTCCTGGTCAAAGAATAATGTGAGTGAATGtcaaaaatttttgttttctagcAAAAAAGGCATTCGCTTGCGTATGAAAATTGATTTGGTTCATCTTTTTGATGCAGTATCTTCTCTCATCATCCGTTGACAAAACTGTCCGTCTGTGGCAAGTGAAATCCGATAATTGCTTGAAAGTTTTCCCACACAGTAATTATGGTGTGCATTACTACAATTCTGTTCTGATTTTTGGCATTGTTGAACCATTTATCTTAATTTGTTCTTATTACTTCAAAATTTTCTTAtgtttctttttgttatttgatAATGTTTTGTAGTGACATGCGTACAATTCAATCCCGTAGATGATAATTATTTCATTAGTGGATCTATAGATGGAAAAGTGCGCATCTGGACGATTCCTGATTGTCGTGTCATAGATTGGACTGACATTAGAGATATAGTAACGGCAGTATGTTATCGACCCGATGGCCAGGTAGAGCAACTCTTTCTTTTTACATGCTTTCTTCTATGGAAGGAAATACTATATAGAAAATATTGACATGAATTACCTGCTTTATACAGGGAGGGATTATTGGGTCCATGGCAGGAAATTGTCGATTTTATAATGTATCAGGTATAATTCTTTGGATATATTTTCCTCTAGTTAGACTACTTAGATGTCATTTAGTAGATTTCATAATATCTCatataattaggattcaaattGTTATTGTGCCATGGTGGATGGGTGATTGATAGGTGGCTTGGTGGACCTACATTCTGCACATGcttgaaataaatattttttctttagaATAACGATGACATATAATCATGGACAAACTGGTTATGATTGGATGTGAATGTCAACGGCTCCATTGTAATCACTTAAACACTTTAGCTAGGTACTCATTGCTTGTGTTTCATCTTTTGCTTGAAGCAGATAATCAGTTGCAGTTGGATTCCCAAGTATGTTTACTTGCTAAAAAGAAATTTACTGGAAGAGGGATAACAGGCTTTCAggtattttctctttttttttggcTTCTTGCATCAAATGAATAATTTTGGCTTGATTCCCATTCATTTTTTGCTGTTCTATATAAGCTACACTTTATTTGGCTAActgattatattttatttgtttcagtTTTTTCCGCAAGATTGTAACAAAGTTATGGTTACCTGTGCGGATTCACAAGTTAGAATCCTTGACGGGCTTAATGTGATTGGCAAATACAAGAGTATGTTCGTTATCTTATTCTTATGCTTTACAAAGAATTGTTCTTGGATCTGTACATCTGCACATTCTTTTAGGATTTTGTTTAGTTATTGTTCTGGCATTTTATTGGTTTAGCAATTATTGGTACATTCCTCTAATTTGcattttatttcatattatGTTTCTAAAATTCTTGTTCTGTTTCTGTAGGCGTAGGCACAGGGAGCCCAATGAGTGCATCTTTCACTTCTGATGGCAAACATATATTATCAGCATCCGAGGATTCTAATGTATATATGTGGAATGTTAGTCAGGAGGAGTCTATTCCCATGAAAGCTAAGAAGATTTGGTCTTCTGAGCGGTTTTTCTCAAACGCTTCCATTGCAGTGCCTTGGCAAGGTTTGAAACCTCAGACCATGGAAAATGAACACCAATGGAATGTCCTAGATAAAACTTCACCCGAATCTGTACATCTTAACCCACCTGCTTCATTCTCCCTGGGTCAAGAGTATTTCTTGGAGGCTTTGCCTAAGGGATCTGCAACTTGGCCAGAGGAGAAGCTTCCAATTTCTAGCTCCAAGGCAAAAACATCTACAATGCTTAAATCCGAGTACAGGTTCTTGAAATCTTCATGCAGGAGTACCTCTCGTTCTCATGCATGGGGGATGGTCATTGTGACTGCAGGCTGGGACGGTCGGATAAAGACATTCCACAATTACGGATTACCCGTACCCGTTTGAGAAGGGGGGGAGGGGGAGGTGAATTTTCCTTGGCATAAGCAAGCTGTCCTCGGAAAATTACATGGTGCTGATGTTGTTGGGAGTTGAGAGTGATGTTGACTTTGGCAGCAACTGTGAGATAGCATGTCAAAGTCAAAGCCTAAGCATGAATTAGAGGAACTTTGGCTTTTGGAGGGGCCCCCTTCACATTGGTATCGCTGGTTGAACAGTGACAAGTGGTTACATTACTGTGGTTCAAAAATGTAATGTTGCTGGAATTTAGCAAGTTGCCAAGTTACATTGCCTTTTGAAAGTCTAGAATCTGCTGGCCCCTAAAGGAGATGCAAATTCATGTGTTAGAAGCTTGGAAGGGGGTCCTATCAGATATTATTTTGATTATGTTGAAAGGACTGTGGGGCCTTCACAACACTCCATGCTTGCTACGATGAGTGGAGGAGATTCAAGCACTGCTGATTGAGGTTAACCTTGAGCAAAATTGCCATTTAGCAGAGAGAGAGCTATGTGTTTTCATCATTACATTATTGGCAGGGCTAACTAATTGGATCTCTTTGTCTGCCAATGTGGCCGTCGATCTCCTGGTGGGGCCGCCGGAATTGGACATCGGTGCCTTTTGCGCTCTCCGGTGATACAAACAATACATACAACAACCAATCTAATTATTGCTGCATTTAGTGGCTCCAAGCCTTTGGAAGCTGCTTCAATGCTCTAACAAAAAATCATTGCTAACAAAGAAATATTTCTgtatatcatcatcatcatctcaATTTTAGGCTGAGATCACCTTTCATTAGGATCTTATCCTTTTCCAAATTGTATTACCATTTTGGTGTTTTGAGGGATATATACTATGTAAGTAAAATTTTGTTGCCTTCGATTTATGAATGGAAACAGTGGTAAACCAGAAAGAAAGCTCTTTGTACATTTGCTCTCTTTTTGTTTCAC is a window encoding:
- the LOC130943533 gene encoding uncharacterized protein LOC130943533 isoform X2, producing MKKMGLSVNGIENSVDVVGVVEQEEVRDRVEYSSGAVTRTCDGFEEEFCSSRSSMSCFSSIDSSKEYGLEENLLCQDKNSDKSVECNVDPKGEQRNMRDGRDVVLDRLANTGEPDDSEKPSGVTPSWQTNGNKRSWLRRLRSFTCMLDNQGDNGFDSGCRLQRVKVRQCKKQMKELSALYMRQDIKAHEGSISTMKFSPDGQYLASGSEDGVVRLWQVIEEDMSNEIDISEIDPSSLYFTVNNLSELKPLFMDKEKINKLKSMRKTQDSACIIFPPKIFRLLEKPLHEFYGHRGEVLDLSWSKNNYLLSSSVDKTVRLWQVKSDNCLKVFPHSNYVTCVQFNPVDDNYFISGSIDGKVRIWTIPDCRVIDWTDIRDIVTAVCYRPDGQGGIIGSMAGNCRFYNVSDNQLQLDSQVCLLAKKKFTGRGITGFQFFPQDCNKVMVTCADSQVRILDGLNVIGKYKSVGTGSPMSASFTSDGKHILSASEDSNVYMWNVSQEESIPMKAKKIWSSERFFSNASIAVPWQGLKPQTMENEHQWNVLDKTSPESVHLNPPASFSLGQEYFLEALPKGSATWPEEKLPISSSKAKTSTMLKSEYRFLKSSCRSTSRSHAWGMVIVTAGWDGRIKTFHNYGLPVPV
- the LOC130943533 gene encoding uncharacterized protein LOC130943533 isoform X1; its protein translation is MGSFSEFEECRFFDAQEDVVSIADSVSDGTDTLDIKSTSNGRIGLDGFDYDVWIRSPRSVRERRGKFMKKMGLSVNGIENSVDVVGVVEQEEVRDRVEYSSGAVTRTCDGFEEEFCSSRSSMSCFSSIDSSKEYGLEENLLCQDKNSDKSVECNVDPKGEQRNMRDGRDVVLDRLANTGEPDDSEKPSGVTPSWQTNGNKRSWLRRLRSFTCMLDNQGDNGFDSGCRLQRVKVRQCKKQMKELSALYMRQDIKAHEGSISTMKFSPDGQYLASGSEDGVVRLWQVIEEDMSNEIDISEIDPSSLYFTVNNLSELKPLFMDKEKINKLKSMRKTQDSACIIFPPKIFRLLEKPLHEFYGHRGEVLDLSWSKNNYLLSSSVDKTVRLWQVKSDNCLKVFPHSNYVTCVQFNPVDDNYFISGSIDGKVRIWTIPDCRVIDWTDIRDIVTAVCYRPDGQGGIIGSMAGNCRFYNVSDNQLQLDSQVCLLAKKKFTGRGITGFQFFPQDCNKVMVTCADSQVRILDGLNVIGKYKSVGTGSPMSASFTSDGKHILSASEDSNVYMWNVSQEESIPMKAKKIWSSERFFSNASIAVPWQGLKPQTMENEHQWNVLDKTSPESVHLNPPASFSLGQEYFLEALPKGSATWPEEKLPISSSKAKTSTMLKSEYRFLKSSCRSTSRSHAWGMVIVTAGWDGRIKTFHNYGLPVPV